In Pseudomonas hamedanensis, a single window of DNA contains:
- a CDS encoding phytase produces MSIHSRHPRWLLATLISLFAGPTLAATPSLTLEPWAPTLKLEALSFLPGDLRLAISPAQGLLLLDAQGAERARLQGSFSSLDSRASARGTWVASLDTARQQALVVGLNAERRQWGTPLYLPTRDFAVNGLCLYRDDADNLFVFLVGEEGKGEQWLVGSGVTLNAQAQRVRGLPLPPSATYCRVDDAAQQLLVNEENVGWWAYPAQAEAEVIRSPVALREPFGQISGEAGAMAVLPGGILGLDPKAAQLHLYQQQDEGWTAQATLPLAGLKEPQDLAVQPAGSGLQVLIRDDDDGRVYQGHLDWQATPVPLPPVLPTVTAQAQSAPVARQGDAADDPAIWVHPQQPSLSRVLGTNKKQGLLVYDLQGRQVQELPVGRLNNVDVRAHFKLGTQTVDLAVASHRDHNSLSLFAIDRHSGQLRAIGEVPTPLQDIYGLCLFQPASGEIYAIANDKDGTFLQYRLGAPDGKVQGELVRRFKVDSQPEGCVADDQRQRLFIGEEDVGVWAVDARADQPATLTSVIKVGGPLHADVEGLALYQSQTRDYLVVSSQGNDSYLLLDAEPPFAVRGAFRVGLNASAGIDGASETDGLEATSANLGGPWSQGLLVVQDGRKRMPEQSQNFKFVPWAEVTKALKLP; encoded by the coding sequence ATGAGTATTCATTCGCGACACCCACGCTGGCTGCTGGCGACGCTGATCAGCCTGTTCGCCGGCCCGACCCTGGCGGCCACGCCGAGCCTGACGCTCGAACCGTGGGCGCCGACGCTCAAGCTTGAGGCACTGAGTTTTCTGCCCGGAGACCTGCGCCTGGCGATAAGCCCCGCGCAAGGTCTGTTGTTGCTCGATGCCCAAGGCGCCGAGCGCGCCCGGTTGCAAGGTTCGTTCAGCAGCCTGGACAGCCGCGCATCCGCTCGCGGCACGTGGGTCGCCAGCCTCGACACCGCGCGCCAGCAGGCGCTGGTCGTGGGCCTGAATGCCGAGCGGCGGCAATGGGGCACGCCATTGTATTTGCCCACCCGGGACTTCGCCGTGAACGGCCTGTGCCTGTACCGCGACGACGCCGACAACCTGTTTGTTTTTCTCGTCGGTGAGGAGGGCAAGGGCGAGCAATGGTTGGTGGGCAGCGGCGTCACCCTCAACGCTCAAGCCCAGCGCGTGCGCGGCCTGCCATTGCCACCGTCGGCGACGTACTGTCGGGTCGACGACGCTGCGCAGCAACTGCTGGTCAACGAAGAAAACGTCGGCTGGTGGGCCTACCCCGCGCAGGCTGAGGCCGAGGTGATACGCTCGCCGGTGGCCCTGCGCGAACCATTCGGCCAGATCAGTGGCGAGGCCGGCGCGATGGCCGTGCTCCCTGGTGGCATCCTCGGGCTTGACCCGAAAGCCGCACAGTTGCACCTCTATCAACAGCAGGACGAGGGCTGGACGGCGCAGGCGACCTTGCCCTTGGCGGGGTTGAAGGAACCGCAGGATCTCGCTGTGCAGCCAGCCGGCAGCGGTTTGCAGGTGCTGATTCGTGACGATGACGATGGCCGCGTTTACCAAGGCCATCTCGACTGGCAAGCCACGCCGGTGCCGCTGCCGCCGGTGCTGCCCACCGTGACTGCGCAGGCGCAGAGCGCGCCGGTCGCGCGTCAGGGCGATGCGGCGGATGATCCCGCGATTTGGGTGCATCCGCAGCAACCGTCGCTCAGCCGCGTGCTCGGCACTAACAAGAAGCAGGGCCTGCTGGTGTATGACCTGCAAGGCCGGCAAGTACAGGAGTTGCCGGTCGGACGCCTGAACAACGTGGATGTGCGGGCCCACTTCAAACTGGGTACGCAAACGGTGGATCTGGCGGTGGCCAGCCATCGCGATCACAACAGCCTCAGCCTGTTCGCCATCGACCGCCACAGCGGCCAACTGCGCGCCATCGGCGAAGTGCCGACGCCGTTGCAGGACATCTACGGCCTGTGCCTGTTTCAACCGGCCAGCGGCGAAATCTACGCCATCGCCAACGACAAGGATGGCACCTTTCTGCAATACCGGCTTGGCGCCCCCGACGGCAAGGTTCAGGGCGAGTTGGTGCGGCGTTTCAAGGTCGATAGCCAGCCTGAAGGTTGCGTTGCCGACGACCAGCGCCAGCGTCTGTTTATTGGTGAAGAGGACGTCGGTGTCTGGGCCGTGGATGCCCGTGCCGATCAGCCCGCGACCCTGACCAGCGTGATCAAGGTTGGCGGGCCGCTGCACGCTGATGTTGAAGGGCTGGCGCTGTATCAGAGCCAGACGCGCGATTACCTCGTGGTCTCAAGCCAGGGCAATGACAGCTATCTGCTGCTGGACGCCGAGCCGCCCTTTGCTGTGCGCGGGGCGTTCCGGGTCGGCCTCAATGCGTCCGCCGGGATTGACGGAGCGTCGGAAACCGACGGTCTGGAGGCCACCTCGGCCAACCTCGGCGGGCCTTGGAGCCAGGGCTTGCTGGTGGTGCAGGACGGCCGCAAGCGCATGCCCGAGCAAAGTCAGAACTTCAAGTTCGTGCCCTGGGCCGAGGTGACCAAAGCGCTGAAGTTGCCCTGA
- the tolQ gene encoding protein TolQ: MQATLEHMTIWGLISDASLLVKAVMLTLLLASLVSWYLIIQRGRVLQRRDRQLSAFLQRFRSTPELLPLYRETAQVDAAEAGIEPIFNAGFAEFRHLNQHAGNHADAVQEGVERALHVAISEQELQLEKGLQFLATVGSVSPYIGLFGTVWGIMNSFLGLSQVQQATLSTVAPGIAEALIATAIGLFAAIPAVIAYNRFAARSQTLLTRYYAFGNELQVRLHRQLHGTPMNIAAAA, from the coding sequence ATGCAGGCCACGCTCGAACACATGACGATCTGGGGGCTGATCAGCGATGCCAGTCTCTTGGTCAAAGCCGTGATGCTCACCCTGTTACTGGCCTCGCTGGTCAGCTGGTATCTGATCATCCAGCGCGGCCGCGTGCTGCAACGGCGCGACCGTCAGTTGAGCGCGTTCCTCCAGCGTTTTCGTTCGACCCCGGAATTGTTGCCGCTGTACCGCGAAACGGCGCAGGTCGATGCTGCCGAGGCGGGGATCGAGCCGATTTTCAATGCCGGATTCGCTGAGTTTCGCCACCTCAATCAGCACGCCGGCAATCACGCCGACGCCGTCCAGGAAGGCGTAGAGCGGGCACTGCATGTGGCCATCAGCGAGCAAGAATTGCAGCTGGAAAAAGGTTTGCAGTTCCTCGCCACGGTCGGTTCGGTGAGTCCGTATATCGGTTTGTTCGGCACCGTGTGGGGCATCATGAATTCCTTCCTCGGTTTGTCTCAGGTCCAGCAAGCCACGCTATCAACGGTTGCGCCGGGCATCGCCGAAGCGTTGATTGCCACCGCCATCGGCCTGTTCGCGGCGATCCCGGCGGTCATCGCTTACAACCGGTTTGCGGCGCGCAGCCAGACCCTGCTGACGCGTTACTACGCCTTCGGCAACGAACTGCAAGTGCGCCTGCATCGCCAGTTGCACGGCACGCCAATGAACATTGCCGCTGCGGCGTGA
- the tolR gene encoding protein TolR, producing the protein MLVRPQRKHGPKAEMNVVPYIDVMLVLLVIFMVTAPMLTQGVKVELPKIASEALASDTRQQILTLSVKAEGGYYWNLGGELDTQHQTDSAVALDDMRAKVEQIVAQRPDTQVYIRADKDAGYGRVVAAMAVLQQGGVSHLGLVTEAPQ; encoded by the coding sequence ATGCTCGTCCGGCCGCAACGCAAGCACGGCCCCAAGGCCGAAATGAACGTGGTGCCTTACATTGACGTGATGCTGGTGCTGTTGGTGATTTTCATGGTGACCGCACCGATGCTGACCCAAGGGGTAAAAGTCGAGTTGCCGAAAATTGCCAGCGAAGCCCTGGCCAGCGACACGCGCCAGCAGATTCTGACGCTGTCGGTAAAAGCCGAGGGTGGTTATTACTGGAACCTGGGCGGCGAGCTGGATACGCAGCACCAGACCGACAGCGCCGTCGCCCTCGATGACATGCGCGCCAAGGTCGAGCAGATTGTCGCGCAACGCCCCGACACCCAAGTGTACATCCGTGCCGACAAGGACGCCGGTTATGGCCGGGTGGTCGCGGCGATGGCGGTGTTGCAGCAGGGCGGGGTGAGCCACCTCGGGCTGGTGACCGAGGCCCCGCAATGA
- a CDS encoding energy transducer TonB, whose translation MTAMIMHSPSTMTASMPRRNLRQHSLAAALALALHAVVLGLLIHTWSAPAPEGKPPPVLTTQLVMVAPAAPAPAPEPVAAPAPIVEPAAAAAVAPAKPLAAAKPAAHKPQAAALARKRVEERQREQQAEQQREQQQAQETAAAQQRLAQQQAAQQEAQQQAQQAERTRQQALADSRQYLPLSKEAPEYPERALDKNIEGDCSVEYTVNPQGRVENPRVLDGCHPLFIRPSLAAAQTFKYQPRIIDGVAVSVPAVRNTFHYRIK comes from the coding sequence ATGACGGCGATGATCATGCACAGTCCTTCTACGATGACCGCGTCCATGCCCCGTCGGAATTTGCGTCAGCACAGTCTCGCCGCCGCGCTGGCGCTGGCCCTGCACGCGGTGGTGCTGGGCTTGCTCATCCACACATGGTCGGCGCCGGCGCCTGAGGGCAAACCGCCGCCCGTGTTGACCACGCAACTGGTGATGGTCGCGCCCGCCGCGCCCGCTCCGGCACCTGAACCCGTTGCCGCGCCTGCGCCGATCGTCGAGCCGGCGGCGGCTGCTGCCGTCGCCCCTGCGAAACCGCTCGCGGCGGCAAAACCTGCGGCACACAAACCGCAAGCCGCGGCACTGGCCCGCAAACGCGTGGAGGAACGCCAGCGCGAGCAACAGGCCGAGCAGCAACGCGAGCAGCAGCAAGCGCAAGAAACCGCCGCTGCGCAGCAACGGCTGGCGCAACAGCAAGCGGCGCAACAAGAGGCACAGCAGCAAGCGCAGCAGGCCGAGCGCACCCGTCAGCAGGCGCTCGCCGACAGCCGTCAATACCTGCCGCTGAGCAAAGAGGCGCCGGAGTATCCCGAGCGTGCACTGGACAAAAATATCGAAGGCGATTGCTCCGTGGAGTACACGGTCAACCCGCAGGGCCGGGTCGAGAACCCCAGGGTCCTCGACGGCTGCCATCCGCTGTTCATCCGGCCATCGCTGGCCGCGGCGCAGACGTTCAAGTATCAGCCGCGGATCATCGACGGCGTCGCGGTGTCCGTGCCGGCGGTGCGCAATACCTTTCACTATCGGATCAAGTGA
- a CDS encoding GNAT family N-acetyltransferase produces MPRITHYTTPCPESVNSQILQMVVDYLTDISAVGLGPSNLLYNVYQYAVGYEVHLYLEALNGEKGTEVELLVASADDDPEQVIGFLLYLPVQGDWEACSVAYLAVRDGHRRQGVARAMIAEMVGRYPHAELACSVGKVPYFEAMGFEVIGQRETQVLMSTRHYRSNGLRGFIDTTPIYRSLEVQQIHTYLLQKNGKRAMLDAEKQRDRHLDQTSRHVEAFVRQRLTLH; encoded by the coding sequence ATGCCACGCATCACCCACTACACAACCCCATGCCCCGAAAGCGTCAACAGCCAGATCCTGCAAATGGTCGTCGATTACCTGACCGACATCAGCGCCGTCGGCCTCGGCCCGAGCAATCTGTTGTACAACGTTTATCAGTACGCGGTCGGCTATGAGGTGCATCTGTATCTGGAAGCGTTGAATGGCGAGAAGGGCACCGAGGTGGAGTTGCTGGTTGCCAGCGCTGATGACGACCCGGAACAAGTCATCGGCTTTCTGTTGTACCTGCCGGTGCAGGGCGATTGGGAAGCGTGCAGCGTCGCTTACCTGGCGGTGCGCGACGGGCATCGCCGTCAGGGTGTGGCGCGGGCGATGATCGCCGAGATGGTCGGGCGGTATCCCCATGCGGAACTGGCGTGTAGCGTCGGCAAGGTGCCGTATTTCGAGGCGATGGGTTTCGAGGTGATCGGTCAGCGCGAAACCCAGGTGCTGATGAGCACCCGGCATTACCGCAGCAACGGCCTGCGCGGCTTTATCGACACGACGCCGATCTACCGTTCGCTGGAGGTGCAACAGATTCACACCTACCTGCTGCAGAAAAACGGCAAGCGCGCGATGCTCGATGCGGAAAAACAGCGTGACCGGCACCTGGATCAGACCAGTCGCCACGTTGAAGCATTTGTCCGTCAGCGCCTGACCTTGCACTGA
- a CDS encoding hotdog fold domain-containing protein, whose amino-acid sequence MSQSLSMFNSVGADAFSKMACQFAPYFSTINPLISELRPNAATVHVPFRKEITNHLGTVHAIALCNAAELAGGMMTDVSIPDGARWIPKGMTVEYLAKAKTDVTAVASAEGVDWHSDGDKIVTVDIHDSEGKKVFTARITMNVKLG is encoded by the coding sequence ATGAGTCAGTCGCTCAGCATGTTCAACAGCGTCGGTGCCGATGCTTTCAGCAAAATGGCCTGCCAGTTCGCACCGTATTTCAGCACCATCAATCCGCTGATCAGTGAACTGCGCCCAAACGCAGCCACCGTGCACGTGCCATTTCGCAAGGAGATCACCAATCACCTCGGCACGGTGCATGCGATCGCCCTGTGCAACGCGGCAGAACTGGCCGGCGGGATGATGACCGATGTGTCGATTCCCGACGGCGCTCGCTGGATCCCCAAAGGCATGACCGTGGAATATCTGGCCAAAGCCAAGACCGATGTGACCGCCGTCGCCAGCGCTGAGGGGGTGGATTGGCACAGCGATGGCGACAAGATCGTTACCGTCGACATCCACGATAGCGAAGGCAAGAAAGTGTTCACGGCGCGGATCACCATGAACGTCAAGCTCGGTTGA
- a CDS encoding TetR/AcrR family transcriptional regulator: protein MDTADLLERSYPGRRAELKRDIFRKALSLFNEQGIEATTIEMIRAECDTSVGAIYHHFGNKEGLVAALFFTALEDQARLRDAYLDAAKTTEEGVQALVFSYVDWVEQQPQWARFQYHARFAVTKGPFKEELAERNKTRNLRLRQWLAESGRAAELQQLPAELLPSLIIGQADSYCRAWLAGRVKGSPTAYRGILAQAAWRSIRAEAPAGD, encoded by the coding sequence ATGGACACCGCCGATTTACTGGAACGCAGCTACCCCGGCCGCCGCGCCGAACTCAAGCGCGATATTTTTCGCAAGGCCCTGAGCCTGTTCAACGAACAGGGGATCGAGGCCACCACCATCGAGATGATTCGCGCCGAATGCGACACCAGCGTCGGCGCGATCTACCACCATTTCGGCAATAAGGAAGGTTTGGTGGCGGCGCTGTTTTTCACCGCGCTGGAGGATCAGGCGCGCCTGCGCGATGCGTATCTGGACGCGGCGAAGACCACCGAAGAAGGCGTGCAGGCGCTGGTTTTCAGCTACGTCGACTGGGTCGAGCAACAGCCGCAGTGGGCGCGTTTTCAGTACCACGCGCGCTTTGCCGTGACAAAAGGGCCGTTCAAGGAGGAGCTGGCCGAGCGCAACAAAACGCGCAATCTGCGTCTGCGCCAATGGCTGGCTGAGTCCGGGCGCGCCGCTGAACTTCAGCAGCTGCCCGCCGAACTGTTGCCATCGCTGATCATCGGCCAGGCAGACAGCTATTGCCGGGCCTGGCTGGCCGGTCGGGTCAAGGGCAGTCCGACCGCCTATCGCGGAATACTCGCGCAAGCGGCATGGCGCTCGATTCGCGCTGAGGCGCCGGCTGGGGACTGA
- a CDS encoding class I SAM-dependent methyltransferase gives MNPQALATLQAHLLPALTAAPSETRRLFHGRGRCWPGLEQLTVDWLQGVVLVSLFKEPAPEQLQGLKETLLQLTASPQWQQCGAHTLLLQHRYLPQSTAEWLIGEEIDEMTIVEGGLQYRVDLGRKQNTGLFLDMRFGRNWVREQAAGKRVLNLFAYTCGFSVAAIEGGASHVVNLDMSRAALSRGRDNHRLNGHDLSKVSFLGHDLFKSWGKVINSGPYDLVIIDPPSFQKGSFLLTKDYQRVLRRLPELLTAQGTVLACMNDPSFGPDFLIDGVTQEAPSLRFEQRLDNPPEFPDIDPQSGLKALVFQRTT, from the coding sequence ATGAACCCTCAAGCCCTTGCCACCCTTCAAGCCCATTTGCTGCCTGCACTGACGGCAGCACCCAGCGAAACCCGCCGCCTGTTTCACGGCCGTGGACGTTGCTGGCCGGGGCTGGAGCAACTGACCGTGGATTGGTTACAGGGCGTGGTGCTGGTGTCGCTGTTCAAGGAACCGGCGCCGGAGCAATTGCAAGGTCTGAAGGAAACGCTGCTGCAACTGACCGCTTCGCCGCAATGGCAGCAGTGCGGCGCGCACACCTTGTTGCTCCAGCATCGATACCTGCCGCAAAGCACGGCCGAATGGCTGATCGGTGAGGAAATCGACGAAATGACCATCGTCGAGGGCGGCTTGCAGTACCGCGTCGACCTGGGCCGCAAGCAGAACACCGGACTGTTTCTGGATATGCGGTTTGGGCGCAACTGGGTGCGCGAACAGGCGGCAGGCAAGCGCGTGCTGAACCTGTTTGCCTACACCTGCGGTTTTTCCGTAGCGGCGATCGAGGGTGGCGCCAGCCATGTGGTCAATCTGGATATGTCCCGCGCGGCGCTGAGCCGGGGGCGCGACAACCATCGCTTGAACGGCCACGACCTGAGCAAAGTGAGTTTTCTCGGCCACGACCTGTTCAAGTCCTGGGGCAAAGTGATCAACAGCGGGCCGTACGATCTGGTGATCATCGATCCGCCGTCGTTCCAGAAAGGCAGCTTCTTGCTGACCAAGGATTACCAGCGTGTCCTGCGGCGCCTGCCGGAACTGCTGACAGCGCAAGGCACCGTGTTGGCCTGCATGAACGACCCGTCGTTCGGCCCGGACTTCCTGATTGATGGCGTGACCCAGGAAGCGCCGAGCCTGCGCTTCGAACAGCGGCTGGACAACCCGCCGGAGTTCCCCGATATCGACCCGCAAAGCGGCCTCAAGGCTTTGGTCTTCCAGCGCACCACCTGA
- a CDS encoding response regulator produces the protein MCPTPTSSAHLPGGLILVVEDDPLILEFLCEILQEEGFKVEPQISADAASLYLEQHAADVALLLTDITMPGTLNGADLANLVGDRWPEKPVMVMSGYETPETSGVKHTVAFIKKPWAIGQLLDCVESAFKAKAPRLH, from the coding sequence ATGTGCCCTACACCTACGTCGAGCGCGCACCTTCCTGGCGGATTGATTCTGGTTGTCGAGGACGATCCGTTGATTCTGGAATTTCTCTGCGAAATTCTTCAGGAAGAAGGGTTCAAGGTCGAACCGCAAATCAGCGCCGACGCTGCATCACTGTATCTGGAGCAGCATGCGGCGGACGTCGCGCTGTTGCTGACCGACATCACCATGCCCGGCACCCTCAACGGTGCCGACCTGGCCAATCTGGTCGGCGACCGCTGGCCGGAAAAACCGGTGATGGTCATGTCCGGCTATGAAACGCCGGAAACCTCGGGGGTCAAGCACACGGTCGCGTTCATCAAGAAGCCGTGGGCGATCGGCCAGTTGCTCGATTGCGTCGAGAGCGCGTTCAAAGCCAAGGCACCGCGCCTGCACTGA
- a CDS encoding HAD-IA family hydrolase, whose amino-acid sequence MSANTSVFERAFGAFLFDMDGTVLNSIAAAERIWSAWAVRHGVDVEAFLPTIHGARAIDTITRLNLAGVNTQEQAAFITAAEIDDVEGIVEIPGAAAFLNRLPQDRWAMVTSAPRDLALRRMAAAGIAEPAVMITAEDVQAGKPDPAGYLLAAKRLGVEPADCLIFEDAAVGIQAAEAAGAALMIITTTHQHPIETAHATLASYDALRVDVDSNGRLRLQKN is encoded by the coding sequence TTGTCTGCTAACACATCGGTTTTCGAGCGCGCCTTCGGCGCTTTCCTGTTCGACATGGACGGCACCGTCCTCAATTCCATCGCCGCCGCCGAGCGCATCTGGTCAGCCTGGGCCGTGCGCCATGGCGTCGATGTCGAGGCGTTTCTGCCGACCATTCATGGCGCGCGGGCCATCGATACGATCACGCGCCTGAACCTGGCGGGCGTGAATACGCAGGAGCAAGCGGCGTTTATCACCGCGGCGGAAATCGACGATGTCGAAGGCATTGTCGAGATTCCCGGCGCAGCGGCATTTCTCAACCGCTTGCCGCAAGACCGTTGGGCCATGGTGACCTCGGCGCCACGGGACCTGGCCCTGCGGCGAATGGCGGCAGCGGGAATTGCCGAACCGGCGGTGATGATCACGGCTGAAGACGTACAGGCCGGCAAGCCTGATCCTGCGGGTTATTTGCTCGCTGCGAAACGGCTTGGCGTCGAGCCTGCGGACTGCCTGATTTTCGAAGACGCCGCTGTCGGCATCCAGGCAGCGGAAGCGGCGGGGGCGGCGCTGATGATCATCACCACTACTCATCAACACCCGATTGAAACGGCGCACGCGACGCTGGCCAGTTACGACGCGCTGCGTGTCGATGTGGACAGCAATGGTCGATTACGCCTGCAAAAAAACTGA
- a CDS encoding SRPBCC family protein, giving the protein MPTASATIDIPASAEQVWQLIGGFNTLPDWLPFIASSELSEGGRVRTLRTADGAVVIERLQSFDNAAKTYTYSIEQAPFPASDYLATIKVEAQGQGARVIWSGSFNAVGVSDDEVVALFTGIYQGGLDALRANYPT; this is encoded by the coding sequence ATGCCAACAGCATCCGCAACCATCGACATCCCGGCCTCGGCCGAACAGGTCTGGCAATTGATCGGCGGCTTCAACACGCTGCCGGATTGGCTGCCGTTCATTGCCAGCAGCGAGCTGAGCGAAGGCGGGCGTGTCCGCACCCTGCGCACTGCGGACGGTGCCGTGGTAATCGAGCGTCTGCAAAGCTTCGATAACGCCGCGAAGACTTACACCTATTCAATCGAACAGGCACCGTTCCCGGCGAGTGATTATCTGGCAACGATCAAGGTCGAGGCCCAAGGGCAGGGCGCCCGGGTCATCTGGTCGGGAAGCTTTAACGCCGTCGGCGTGAGCGATGACGAAGTGGTGGCATTGTTCACTGGCATCTACCAAGGCGGCCTCGACGCCCTGCGGGCGAATTACCCAACCTGA
- a CDS encoding sensor histidine kinase: MSLPNPSDGWRSSSSRLLALYSSLFVAWSAILMGVMYYEVSGYLDKLAKHSLMQRQHLFSHFRGEQLEDALAASMTFDIRGIDAYGLFDANGVYLGGALQQIPEGLPLDGKIHMLAECADSDDPTLPSDSCDAVATQTRDGRWLVLLRDNGSLFAVTRIILHALLWGVSLTILPGIAGWHLLRRRPLQRIRAIQDRAQAIVAGDLAQRLPLSNRRDELDMLAAIVNAMLERIERLMNEVKGVCDNIAHDLRTPLTRLRAQLYRMQQQAGEGTQEAAQLDLVLAEADTLMARFRGLLRISELEDRQRRSGFIELDPVQLLEELHAFYLPLAEEGDLRFQLNMPETLPPLNGDRALLFEALANLLSNSIKFTPPGGTVMLRGVNADGRTRIEVHDSGPGIPEAEREAVFQRFYRTEGGQPHSGFGLGLSIVAAIVSLHGFSLEVGSSDLGGAKLLLDCRQSLIENS, encoded by the coding sequence ATGTCATTGCCGAACCCGTCTGACGGCTGGCGCTCCTCCAGCAGTCGCTTGCTGGCGCTGTACAGTTCACTATTCGTGGCCTGGAGCGCGATCCTCATGGGGGTCATGTATTACGAGGTGTCCGGCTACCTCGACAAGCTCGCCAAACACTCGCTGATGCAGCGTCAGCATCTGTTTTCGCACTTTCGCGGCGAACAGCTTGAAGACGCCCTCGCCGCGAGCATGACCTTCGACATTCGCGGCATCGACGCCTACGGCCTGTTCGACGCCAACGGTGTGTACCTCGGCGGTGCGCTCCAGCAAATCCCCGAAGGTCTGCCGCTGGACGGCAAGATCCACATGCTCGCCGAGTGCGCCGACTCCGACGACCCGACCCTGCCCAGCGACAGCTGCGATGCCGTGGCCACCCAGACTCGCGACGGTCGCTGGCTGGTGCTGCTGCGCGACAACGGCTCGCTGTTTGCGGTAACACGGATCATTCTGCACGCGTTGCTCTGGGGGGTGTCGCTGACGATTCTGCCGGGGATCGCCGGCTGGCATCTGCTGCGGCGGCGCCCGCTGCAACGGATCCGCGCGATTCAGGACCGTGCCCAGGCCATCGTCGCCGGGGATCTGGCCCAGCGTCTGCCGCTGTCCAATCGCCGCGATGAGCTGGACATGCTTGCCGCCATCGTCAACGCCATGCTTGAACGCATCGAGCGCTTGATGAACGAAGTCAAAGGCGTGTGCGACAACATCGCCCATGACCTGCGCACACCGCTGACCCGCTTGCGCGCGCAGTTGTACCGCATGCAGCAACAGGCCGGCGAAGGCACGCAGGAGGCGGCGCAACTGGATCTGGTGCTGGCTGAAGCGGATACGCTGATGGCGCGCTTTCGCGGTCTGCTGCGGATTTCCGAATTGGAGGATCGTCAGCGCCGCTCAGGTTTTATCGAACTCGACCCGGTGCAATTACTCGAGGAGTTACACGCGTTTTACCTGCCGCTGGCCGAGGAAGGCGATTTGCGTTTCCAGCTGAACATGCCGGAAACGCTGCCGCCCCTCAATGGCGACCGCGCGTTGCTGTTCGAGGCGCTGGCGAACCTGTTGAGCAACTCGATCAAGTTCACCCCGCCCGGTGGAACGGTGATGTTGCGTGGGGTCAACGCGGACGGGCGAACGCGCATCGAGGTTCACGATTCAGGCCCGGGGATTCCCGAGGCTGAACGTGAAGCGGTGTTCCAGCGTTTCTATCGCACCGAAGGCGGACAACCACACAGTGGCTTTGGCCTCGGCCTGTCGATTGTCGCGGCGATTGTCAGCTTGCACGGTTTCAGCCTTGAAGTCGGCAGCAGCGATCTGGGCGGGGCGAAACTGCTGCTCGATTGTCGGCAGAGCTTGATTGAAAACTCCTGA
- a CDS encoding response regulator transcription factor, which yields MTRILTIEDDAVTAREIVAELSSHGLDVDWVDNGREGLDRAVSGNYDLITLDRMLPELDGLAIVTTLRTMGVATPILMISALSDVDERVRGLRAGGDDYLTKPFATDEMAARVEVLLRRQNSVATQATTLTVADLELDLISHEARRAEQVLTLLPTEYKLLEFLMRNSGQILSRMMIFEEVWGYHFDPGTNLIDVHIGRLRKKIDAAGHVPLIRTVRGSGYVIAEPV from the coding sequence ATGACTCGAATCTTGACCATCGAAGACGACGCCGTGACCGCGCGGGAAATCGTTGCCGAACTGAGCAGCCACGGGCTGGACGTCGACTGGGTCGACAATGGCCGCGAAGGCCTCGACCGCGCCGTCAGCGGCAACTACGACTTGATCACCCTGGACCGCATGTTGCCCGAGCTGGATGGCCTGGCCATTGTCACCACTTTGCGCACCATGGGCGTAGCGACGCCGATTCTAATGATCAGTGCGCTGTCCGATGTTGATGAGCGCGTGCGTGGTTTGCGCGCCGGTGGCGATGATTACCTGACCAAGCCGTTCGCCACCGATGAGATGGCGGCGCGGGTCGAAGTATTGCTGCGCAGGCAGAACAGCGTTGCCACTCAGGCCACCACGTTGACAGTCGCTGACCTGGAACTGGACTTGATCAGCCACGAAGCCCGGCGTGCCGAGCAGGTGCTGACGCTGTTGCCGACCGAATACAAGCTGCTGGAATTCCTGATGCGCAACAGCGGCCAGATCCTTTCGCGGATGATGATTTTCGAGGAAGTCTGGGGCTACCACTTCGACCCGGGCACCAACCTCATCGATGTGCACATCGGCCGTTTGCGCAAGAAGATCGACGCCGCCGGCCACGTGCCGCTGATCCGCACGGTACGGGGCTCGGGCTATGTCATTGCCGAACCCGTCTGA
- a CDS encoding YdcA family protein yields the protein MIILISRGWRTIVLLLLVFSSSLALSANTPCSGKKGGIDRCDGDLFLCNDGSISGSKKSCAAMFGERQSVRPQNFLQSDDGCACGTGSFCTGPRGGVYCLTPGGSKSYKRK from the coding sequence GTGATTATATTGATTAGCCGGGGCTGGAGGACGATAGTTCTGCTTTTGCTGGTGTTCAGCAGCAGTCTCGCTCTGTCTGCCAACACGCCTTGTTCCGGCAAGAAAGGCGGAATTGACCGTTGCGACGGCGATCTGTTCCTGTGCAATGACGGCTCGATCAGCGGTTCGAAGAAGAGCTGCGCGGCGATGTTCGGCGAACGCCAGTCGGTACGCCCGCAGAACTTCCTGCAGAGCGACGATGGTTGCGCCTGCGGTACCGGCTCGTTTTGCACAGGACCGCGTGGCGGCGTGTATTGCCTGACGCCCGGCGGAAGCAAGAGCTACAAGCGAAAATGA